One Bacillota bacterium genomic region harbors:
- the mutL gene encoding DNA mismatch repair endonuclease MutL: MARSDETIVVLDDETINKIAAGEVVERPASVVKELVENSIDAGASAVTVEVAGVPGDFIRVSDDGSGMSRRDARTAFLRHATSKIRGPADLQGILTLGFRGEALASIAAVARVELVTRREEDAAGTRIVYEGGTLLFEEDAPSPVGTAVTCRDLFFNTPARRKFQRRPATELDHIHDVVARLALAWPKVRFRLIQGGREVLLVQGGHAVDRRAAVAAVYGASLARTLLPVVAGTPTTRIEGLISPPNVTKANRDAQCVFVNGRPVSASAVVRVIENSYGRRLPSGRYPAVFLWISTDPRSVDVNVHPAKREAKFSVGHEVYQLAAKAAASALRSAAAVPDLGRSLELREAERRATAGTTRDDGGQYRLSPAPVAGHEAATDGARQTAFGGEHPKPLDAWTAPAQQGIQGAPLWIGSRPRSSSRGGRDSDSAVLVPLGMFMGAYVLATDGSDLVIVDQHAAHERVLYEAVLRGLSGEKPEVQTVIPTTLELAPRFASRVADALEELAKAGFVLEPFGPSSFLLRAVPSVLGASRRTSDVALILKEALEACLDDEPAGGGMRDGASWRARLAAEIACRAAVKAHSALEPPEVERLLADLAQAGDPYSCPHGRPTLVRISRAELDRAFRRA, from the coding sequence ATGGCACGAAGCGACGAAACCATAGTGGTGCTCGACGACGAAACCATCAACAAGATCGCCGCGGGTGAAGTCGTGGAACGCCCTGCGTCCGTCGTCAAGGAGCTCGTTGAGAATTCCATCGATGCGGGGGCGTCCGCCGTGACCGTCGAGGTCGCCGGCGTGCCCGGCGACTTCATCAGGGTGAGCGACGATGGCTCGGGAATGAGCCGGCGCGACGCGAGAACCGCGTTCTTGAGACATGCCACGAGCAAGATTCGCGGACCCGCTGACCTCCAGGGCATCCTAACCCTGGGATTCAGGGGAGAGGCCCTTGCCAGCATCGCGGCAGTCGCCAGGGTGGAGCTCGTGACGCGGCGGGAGGAGGATGCGGCCGGCACAAGAATAGTGTACGAAGGGGGCACCCTTCTATTCGAAGAGGATGCCCCGTCCCCGGTAGGCACAGCTGTGACCTGCCGAGATCTCTTCTTCAACACCCCCGCCAGACGCAAGTTCCAGAGGCGCCCGGCGACGGAACTGGACCACATTCACGATGTCGTGGCGAGGCTGGCCCTTGCGTGGCCAAAGGTGAGGTTCAGGCTCATCCAAGGCGGACGCGAGGTCCTCCTCGTACAGGGAGGCCATGCTGTAGACAGACGGGCTGCCGTCGCAGCGGTGTACGGCGCGAGCCTCGCGAGGACCCTCCTGCCGGTGGTAGCCGGAACGCCCACGACGAGGATCGAGGGGCTCATATCGCCTCCCAACGTGACAAAGGCCAATCGGGACGCGCAGTGCGTCTTCGTCAACGGGAGGCCGGTGTCTGCATCCGCTGTCGTGCGGGTCATCGAGAACTCTTATGGCAGGAGGCTCCCGTCTGGTCGGTACCCCGCTGTCTTCCTCTGGATCTCCACTGATCCGAGGTCGGTTGACGTCAACGTCCACCCGGCGAAACGGGAAGCCAAGTTCTCAGTCGGTCACGAGGTGTACCAGCTCGCGGCGAAGGCTGCCGCATCCGCGCTGCGCTCAGCAGCGGCCGTGCCCGACCTCGGCCGGAGCCTCGAGTTGCGCGAGGCGGAAAGGCGAGCGACGGCGGGAACGACGCGGGACGATGGGGGTCAGTATCGCCTTTCGCCTGCGCCCGTCGCGGGACACGAGGCCGCAACAGACGGTGCAAGACAGACCGCGTTCGGCGGTGAGCATCCGAAACCGCTGGACGCCTGGACCGCGCCCGCCCAACAAGGCATCCAGGGAGCTCCGCTTTGGATTGGGTCGCGCCCACGTTCCTCCTCTCGAGGAGGACGCGACAGCGATAGTGCGGTCCTCGTGCCGCTCGGCATGTTCATGGGGGCGTACGTGCTCGCGACCGACGGGAGCGACCTCGTCATAGTCGACCAGCACGCCGCGCATGAACGTGTCCTTTACGAAGCAGTTCTCCGAGGTCTTTCCGGTGAGAAGCCCGAGGTGCAGACGGTGATCCCGACGACGCTGGAGCTCGCGCCGCGCTTCGCCTCCAGGGTGGCCGACGCGCTTGAAGAGCTTGCGAAGGCAGGGTTCGTCCTCGAACCCTTCGGTCCGTCGTCCTTCCTCCTGCGCGCGGTGCCTTCGGTCCTTGGCGCGTCGCGCCGGACAAGTGACGTAGCCCTGATCCTCAAGGAGGCGCTCGAAGCATGTCTCGATGACGAGCCCGCGGGCGGCGGTATGCGCGACGGCGCAAGCTGGCGAGCCCGCCTAGCCGCGGAGATCGCTTGCCGTGCCGCGGTGAAAGCCCACAGCGCGCTGGAGCCGCCGGAGGTCGAAAGGCTTCTCGCCGACCTCGCGCAGGCTGGCGATCCGTACTCCTGTCCCCACGGGAGGCCGACTCTTGTCAGGATCAGCAGGGCCGAGCTCGACAGGGCTTTCCGCCGGGCGTGA
- the mutS gene encoding DNA mismatch repair protein MutS, with protein sequence MTTPMLEQYQAIKAKHRDAILMFRLGDFYEMFNEDAEIASSALDITLTSRETGKGNRMPMCGVPYHAAHAYIARLVDCGYKVAVCDQMELPGPGRRLVRREVTRVFTPGTVTDPEFLDAKSNNYLAALAVRGRAIGLAMTDVSTGEFAVTEATGHEAVDVILGELARLAPRECLVPPDAAKDAKLVAALRRLEGVSLTEPNGTGFSPAVAARAAEEHFGWAVLESSGAQEYEAGVQAAGVILLYLRETQMTSLDHIRSLRAYSCGDAMGLDPETRRSLEVSDPLRQRSRGPTLLAVLDRTTTAMGARLLRRWLDKPSQDIAEIGRRLDAVDELVRDVIARTELRRALGAVRDVERLATKVSTSTAGARDLVALAESFAAIPDVRDTLGRSRCEALRRLAGRLGDLSDVREVITAAIASDPPSVLTEGGMIRDGYNEDLDELRRATARSREFLASLETTERERTGIKSLKVGYNQVFGYYIEVTRPNLHLVPSEWIRKQTLSGAERFVTPELKEHEAAILKAQELMSRLEYEIFCDVRARVARETERIQQAAQALAEADVFASLAEVAASRGYVRPEVHEGRDLELVGARHPVVEATLPPGTYVPNDARLGPEECQIMVLTGPNMAGKSTFGKSVLLIVLMAHIGSFVPAASARVPLTDRIAVRAGSGEEIASGKSTFMVELLQTAAILARATERTLIFIDELGRGTSTYDGMAIAQAVIEHLHDRVGAKTVFTTHFHELTELATKLPRVRNFRVEAEEREGEVVFLFRVVPGGCDRSYGINVARMAGMPAQVVRRAGSILRDLERRSPSRPQQTSLLAMLMGEDGPGTAAGGAACDEGGREREVSPASGQGGDRTEEGCISRRAPTSETREAILAELGAVDVNRMTPIEALQKLAELKARLEENG encoded by the coding sequence CTGGACATAACGTTGACCTCGCGCGAGACGGGGAAAGGCAACAGGATGCCCATGTGCGGCGTGCCATACCACGCCGCACATGCCTACATCGCCCGGCTGGTGGACTGCGGTTACAAAGTGGCAGTTTGCGACCAGATGGAGTTGCCCGGCCCCGGAAGGCGGCTGGTCAGGCGCGAAGTGACGCGCGTCTTCACCCCGGGCACGGTGACGGACCCCGAGTTCCTGGACGCAAAGTCAAACAACTACCTCGCGGCACTGGCGGTGCGGGGCCGCGCCATAGGGCTCGCCATGACTGACGTGTCAACGGGGGAGTTCGCCGTCACCGAGGCGACCGGGCATGAGGCGGTGGACGTCATCCTGGGCGAGCTCGCGCGGCTCGCGCCGAGGGAGTGCCTCGTGCCTCCCGACGCCGCGAAGGATGCCAAGCTCGTCGCGGCTCTCCGAAGGCTGGAGGGCGTGTCGCTCACGGAGCCAAACGGAACGGGCTTCTCGCCGGCAGTCGCAGCTCGGGCGGCGGAGGAGCACTTCGGATGGGCCGTGCTGGAATCGTCGGGGGCACAAGAGTATGAGGCGGGGGTTCAGGCCGCGGGGGTCATTCTGCTCTATCTACGGGAGACGCAGATGACCTCGCTCGATCACATCAGGAGCCTCAGGGCATACTCCTGTGGGGACGCGATGGGCCTCGATCCCGAGACGCGGCGGAGCCTTGAGGTATCGGATCCCCTGAGACAGCGCTCGCGGGGGCCAACATTGCTAGCCGTGCTCGACCGCACTACAACGGCGATGGGGGCAAGGCTCCTCCGGAGGTGGCTGGACAAGCCGTCACAGGACATCGCCGAGATCGGTCGGAGGCTCGACGCTGTAGATGAGCTCGTGAGGGACGTCATTGCCAGGACGGAGCTCCGGCGCGCCCTGGGCGCTGTGCGCGACGTTGAAAGGCTGGCGACGAAGGTCTCGACCTCCACCGCGGGGGCGCGCGATCTCGTAGCGCTGGCGGAATCCTTTGCGGCAATCCCGGATGTGAGGGACACCCTGGGCAGATCGAGGTGCGAGGCCCTTCGCAGGCTCGCGGGGAGGTTGGGCGACCTTTCCGACGTGCGCGAGGTCATCACGGCCGCCATCGCGAGCGACCCCCCGTCTGTGCTCACGGAAGGCGGCATGATAAGAGACGGCTACAATGAGGACCTCGATGAGCTGCGCCGTGCGACGGCGAGAAGCCGCGAATTCCTCGCATCACTGGAGACGACGGAAAGGGAGAGGACAGGCATAAAGTCCCTGAAGGTCGGCTACAACCAGGTTTTTGGGTACTACATAGAAGTGACCCGGCCCAACCTCCACCTCGTGCCGAGCGAGTGGATTCGGAAGCAAACCCTTTCAGGAGCGGAACGGTTCGTCACTCCAGAGCTCAAGGAGCATGAAGCAGCCATCCTGAAAGCCCAAGAGCTGATGTCTCGCCTGGAATACGAGATCTTCTGCGACGTGCGGGCGCGCGTGGCGCGCGAGACCGAGAGGATTCAACAGGCGGCGCAAGCGCTCGCGGAAGCAGACGTGTTCGCGAGCCTTGCTGAGGTGGCAGCCTCGCGGGGCTATGTGAGACCGGAGGTTCACGAAGGCAGAGACCTCGAGTTAGTGGGTGCCAGGCACCCCGTCGTGGAGGCGACCCTGCCTCCAGGCACGTACGTTCCCAACGACGCCCGGCTCGGCCCGGAAGAATGTCAGATCATGGTGCTCACCGGGCCGAACATGGCAGGCAAGAGCACCTTCGGGAAATCCGTCCTCCTCATCGTTCTCATGGCACACATTGGAAGCTTTGTGCCCGCCGCATCAGCGCGCGTTCCGCTCACCGATAGGATAGCGGTCAGAGCGGGCTCCGGCGAGGAGATAGCCTCGGGAAAGTCCACGTTCATGGTGGAGCTGCTCCAAACGGCAGCCATCCTCGCCCGCGCGACGGAGAGGACGCTCATATTCATAGACGAGCTTGGCAGGGGCACGAGCACCTACGATGGAATGGCCATAGCCCAAGCGGTCATCGAGCATCTTCACGACAGGGTCGGTGCGAAGACCGTTTTCACCACCCACTTCCATGAGCTGACAGAGCTCGCGACCAAGCTGCCAAGGGTGAGGAACTTCCGCGTGGAAGCCGAGGAGCGGGAGGGCGAGGTCGTGTTCCTTTTCAGGGTCGTCCCCGGTGGATGCGACAGGAGCTACGGGATAAACGTGGCCCGAATGGCCGGGATGCCGGCCCAAGTGGTGAGGCGCGCAGGCTCGATACTGCGGGACCTCGAGAGGCGCAGCCCGTCGCGACCGCAGCAGACCAGCCTCCTGGCAATGTTGATGGGCGAAGACGGCCCTGGGACCGCCGCCGGCGGCGCCGCTTGTGACGAAGGCGGGCGAGAGAGGGAGGTATCACCGGCTTCGGGGCAAGGCGGTGATCGCACCGAAGAAGGATGCATTTCGCGTCGAGCACCCACGAGCGAAACGCGTGAGGCGATTCTCGCAGAGCTGGGAGCGGTGGACGTGAACAGGATGACGCCCATCGAGGCGCTTCAGAAGCTTGCCGAGCTCAAGGCGAGGTTGGAGGAGAACGGGTGA